A window of Flavobacterium psychrophilum genomic DNA:
TTTACGGTTCAGTACAAAAAACGGAACCCCGCGAATGCCCAGTTCCTGTGCTTCGGTAATATCTGCCATTACATCTTTCGTATAAGCACCGCTGCCCATTACGTTGGCAAGTTTGGTTGCATCAAGGCCAAGCTCGGCGGCAAAAGCCAGTAGGGTTTGAGCATCGTCAATATTACGGCCTTCGGTAAAGTAAGCAGCAAATACTTTTTCTTCGGCTTCACTCTGTTTGCCATATTGTTTGGCGAAATGTATAAAGCGGTGTGCATTAAAGCTGTTGGCAACAACGGTCTTGTCAAAATTATAGGTCAGTCCCACTTTGGCAGCCATTTCTGCAACATAGTCGTTCATGCCTTTGGCTTCCTCAACCGAAATGTTCTTA
This region includes:
- a CDS encoding disulfide bond formation protein DsbA; amino-acid sequence: MKIEIWSDIMCPFCYIGKKRFDEALAQFANKSEVEIEWKSFMLSPELKTDPSKNINQMLAEHKNISVEEAKGMNDYVAEMAAKVGLTYNFDKTVVANSFNAHRFIHFAKQYGKQSEAEEKVFAAYFTEGRNIDDAQTLLAFAAELGLDATKLANVMGSGAYTKDVMADITEAQELGIRGVPFFVLNRKYAISGAQETAVFLDTLEKAFAEGK